In a genomic window of Rhopalosiphum maidis isolate BTI-1 chromosome 4, ASM367621v3, whole genome shotgun sequence:
- the LOC113556224 gene encoding UDP-glucuronosyltransferase 2C1-like isoform X2 yields MDYRLQLTILILAVCFCCGLSNNTRPYNILVFLPTETKSHFIGFKPLLESLVTRGHNLTLVSPFALSSSLPHYTHIKVEVNENVADINFLDKNSPMNRFPLYMVTLWMGPMITKNALDKRSVRDFVLGDRSAFDLVVVENFFHECFVTLGHKYGAPVVQLLPFAVNPRVSQWHSNPYAPAYVAEFTAHYVAPMTFAQRAQNAVATLFNTWVNQLLYMPQQRAIMDEYFAYAGHEGRPDLETMLRNVSLTLVNSHTMIAPAAPYVPSYVQVAGMHTKPAGPLPADLKTILDSAEHGVIYFSLGSVVKSSKMPRETVSLLLSELAKLKQTVLWKWEDDQLPNLPKNVQVKKWFPQNDILGHPNCRLFITHGGILSLIEAIYHGVPMLSIPVFGDQTHNSMEAESRGFALYVPYFELTAEAFGTKLQQILRNPRFGEAAAKASSIMWDNPISIIDNAVFWIEFVVRHKGAPHLRTTANQLYWFQYYMLDVIAVAAVAFAIVSYLNFKCLSYLLKKIIGGNAKSSKVLKSKKKKQ; encoded by the exons atggaTTACCGGTTACAGCTAACC atattaATTTTGGCTGTCTGTTTTTGCTGCGGATTGTCGAATAACACACGTCCGTACAACATTCTGGTGTTTCTACCAACCGAGACAAAAAGCCATTTCATCGGGTTCAAACCTCTGCTGGAGTCATTAGTGACCAGAGGTCATAATTTGACTCTGGTCTCACCATTCGCGTTAAGTTCGTCGTTGCCACACTACACTCACATCAAAGTGGAAGTCAACGAAAACGTCGCAG ACATCAACTTCCTGGACAAGAATTCGCCGATGAATCGATTTCCGCTGTACATGGTCACGCTGTGGATGGGCCCGATGATCACCAAGAACGCGTTGGACAAGAGATCGGTCCGGGACTTCGTGCTTGGCGACCGGTCCGCGTTCGACCTGGTGGTGGTTGAGAACTTCTTCCACGAGTGTTTCGTGACGCTCGGCCACAAGTACGGGGCGCCGGTGGTACAGCTGCTACCGTTCGCCGTCAACCCCCGAGTGTCGCAGTGGCACAGCAACCCGTACGCGCCTGCGTACGTGGCCGAGTTCACGGCCCATTACGTGGCGCCGATGACGTTCGCGCAGCGCGCCCAAAACGCCGTGGCCACATTGTTCAACACGTGGGTCAATCAGCTGCTGTACATGCCCCAGCAACGGGCAATCATGGACGAGTACTTCGCGTACGCCGGCCACGAGGGCCGGCCCGACCTGGAGACGATGCTCCGGAACGTGTCGCTCACGTTGGTCAACAGCCACACCATGATTGCCCCGGCCGCGCCGTACGTGCCCAGCTACGTGCAGGTGGCCGGCATGCACACGAAACCGGCCGGACCGTTGCCCGCG GAtctaaaaaccattttggACTCAGCTGAACACGGAGTAATCTATTTTAGTTTGGGTTCGGTAGTCAAGTCGTCAAAAATGCCGCGAGAAACAGTATCGCTTCTGTTGTCGGAATTAGCCAAACTCAAGCAAACGGTTCTATGGAAATGGGAAGATGATCAGCTGCCTAACCTGCCGAAAAACGTCCAGGTCAAGAAATGGTTCCCGCAAAACGATATATTGG GTCACCCCAACTGCCGGCTGTTTATCACGCACGGCGGCATACTCAGCCTGATCGAGGCCATCTATCACGGCGTGCCAATGCTGTCTATACCAGTATTCGGTGACCAGACGCACAATTCGATGGAAGCTGAGAGTAGGGGATTCGCTTTATACGTGCCCTACTTTGAACTGACTGCAGAGGCTTTCGGAACAAAACTTCAACAAATTTTGCGAAATCCAAG GTTCGGCGAGGCGGCAGCGAAAGCATCGTCGATAATGTGGGACAACCCGATATCCATCATAGATAATGCCGTATTTTGGATCGAATTCGTCGTCCGGCACAAAGGTGCGCCCCATCTGCGTACAACCGCCAACCAACTTTACTGGTTTCAATATTACATGTTAGACGTGATAGCAGTGGCCGCGGTTGCTTTTGCTATCGTTTCATACCTCAATTTCAAGTGCTTGTCGTACTTGCTAAAGAAAATAATCGGTGGCAACGCTAAGTCCTCAA
- the LOC113556224 gene encoding UDP-glucuronosyltransferase 2C1-like isoform X1 gives MDYRLQLTILILAVCFCCGLSNNTRPYNILVFLPTETKSHFIGFKPLLESLVTRGHNLTLVSPFALSSSLPHYTHIKVEVNENVAGNINFLDKNSPMNRFPLYMVTLWMGPMITKNALDKRSVRDFVLGDRSAFDLVVVENFFHECFVTLGHKYGAPVVQLLPFAVNPRVSQWHSNPYAPAYVAEFTAHYVAPMTFAQRAQNAVATLFNTWVNQLLYMPQQRAIMDEYFAYAGHEGRPDLETMLRNVSLTLVNSHTMIAPAAPYVPSYVQVAGMHTKPAGPLPADLKTILDSAEHGVIYFSLGSVVKSSKMPRETVSLLLSELAKLKQTVLWKWEDDQLPNLPKNVQVKKWFPQNDILGHPNCRLFITHGGILSLIEAIYHGVPMLSIPVFGDQTHNSMEAESRGFALYVPYFELTAEAFGTKLQQILRNPRFGEAAAKASSIMWDNPISIIDNAVFWIEFVVRHKGAPHLRTTANQLYWFQYYMLDVIAVAAVAFAIVSYLNFKCLSYLLKKIIGGNAKSSKVLKSKKKKQ, from the exons atggaTTACCGGTTACAGCTAACC atattaATTTTGGCTGTCTGTTTTTGCTGCGGATTGTCGAATAACACACGTCCGTACAACATTCTGGTGTTTCTACCAACCGAGACAAAAAGCCATTTCATCGGGTTCAAACCTCTGCTGGAGTCATTAGTGACCAGAGGTCATAATTTGACTCTGGTCTCACCATTCGCGTTAAGTTCGTCGTTGCCACACTACACTCACATCAAAGTGGAAGTCAACGAAAACGTCGCAGGTA ACATCAACTTCCTGGACAAGAATTCGCCGATGAATCGATTTCCGCTGTACATGGTCACGCTGTGGATGGGCCCGATGATCACCAAGAACGCGTTGGACAAGAGATCGGTCCGGGACTTCGTGCTTGGCGACCGGTCCGCGTTCGACCTGGTGGTGGTTGAGAACTTCTTCCACGAGTGTTTCGTGACGCTCGGCCACAAGTACGGGGCGCCGGTGGTACAGCTGCTACCGTTCGCCGTCAACCCCCGAGTGTCGCAGTGGCACAGCAACCCGTACGCGCCTGCGTACGTGGCCGAGTTCACGGCCCATTACGTGGCGCCGATGACGTTCGCGCAGCGCGCCCAAAACGCCGTGGCCACATTGTTCAACACGTGGGTCAATCAGCTGCTGTACATGCCCCAGCAACGGGCAATCATGGACGAGTACTTCGCGTACGCCGGCCACGAGGGCCGGCCCGACCTGGAGACGATGCTCCGGAACGTGTCGCTCACGTTGGTCAACAGCCACACCATGATTGCCCCGGCCGCGCCGTACGTGCCCAGCTACGTGCAGGTGGCCGGCATGCACACGAAACCGGCCGGACCGTTGCCCGCG GAtctaaaaaccattttggACTCAGCTGAACACGGAGTAATCTATTTTAGTTTGGGTTCGGTAGTCAAGTCGTCAAAAATGCCGCGAGAAACAGTATCGCTTCTGTTGTCGGAATTAGCCAAACTCAAGCAAACGGTTCTATGGAAATGGGAAGATGATCAGCTGCCTAACCTGCCGAAAAACGTCCAGGTCAAGAAATGGTTCCCGCAAAACGATATATTGG GTCACCCCAACTGCCGGCTGTTTATCACGCACGGCGGCATACTCAGCCTGATCGAGGCCATCTATCACGGCGTGCCAATGCTGTCTATACCAGTATTCGGTGACCAGACGCACAATTCGATGGAAGCTGAGAGTAGGGGATTCGCTTTATACGTGCCCTACTTTGAACTGACTGCAGAGGCTTTCGGAACAAAACTTCAACAAATTTTGCGAAATCCAAG GTTCGGCGAGGCGGCAGCGAAAGCATCGTCGATAATGTGGGACAACCCGATATCCATCATAGATAATGCCGTATTTTGGATCGAATTCGTCGTCCGGCACAAAGGTGCGCCCCATCTGCGTACAACCGCCAACCAACTTTACTGGTTTCAATATTACATGTTAGACGTGATAGCAGTGGCCGCGGTTGCTTTTGCTATCGTTTCATACCTCAATTTCAAGTGCTTGTCGTACTTGCTAAAGAAAATAATCGGTGGCAACGCTAAGTCCTCAA